The sequence ggtaagctaaagtcattccgctaaccaagaatagtaaagccccctttactagttcaaatagccgaccaacttctggaaaaaaatgtttgaccagatacaatgctattttacagtaaacaaattgacaacagaatttcagcatgcttatagggaaggacactcaacaagcacagcacttacacaaattactgatgattggagagcaattgatgataaaatgattgtgggggctgtcttgttagacttcaacacagcttttgacattatttatcatagtctgctgctggaaagtatgtgttatggctttacaccccctgatataatgtggataaagagttacttgtccaACAGAACGCAGAGGGTGTTGTTCAATGGAAGcatatcaaatataatccagttagaatcaggaattccccagggcagctgtttaggacccttgctttttaaaaatgttacaCTACACACGTCAATtcacaaagagctgcagttagtttcagagtgggtggcaaggaataagttagccctaaatatttctaaaactaaaagcattgtatttggaacaaaacactcactaaaccctaaaactCAACTAaattttgtaataaataatgtggaaattgagcaagttgagatgcttggagtaacactagattgtaaactgtcatggtcaaaacatattgatgcagtagtagctaagatggggagaagtctgtccataataaagcgatgctctgtcTTCTTAACAACATTATCAGCAAGGCAGTTCCTacaggacctagttttgtcccaccttgactactgttcagtcgtgtggtcaggagccataaaaaaaggacttaggaaaattacaattggctcagaacagggcagcacggctggcccttggatgtacacagagagctaatattaataatatgcatgtcaatctctcctggctgaaagtggaggagagattgacttcatcaatacttttatttatgagaggtattgacatgttgaatgcaccgagctgtctgtctaaactactggcacacagcttggacacccatgcataccccacaagacatgccaccagaggtctcttcgcagtccccaagtccagaacagactacgggaggcacacagtactacatagagccatgactacatggaactctattccacatcaggtaactgatgcaagcagtaaaacttgatttaaaaaaacagattaaaaaaaatacgccttatggaacagcggggactgtgaagcaacacaaacattggcacagacacatgcatacacacatgataacatacacactatacacacacatggatttagtaatgtagttatgtggtagtggtagagtaggggcctgagggcacacagtgtgttgtgaaatctgaatgtattgtaaaattgtataaattgcctTAATTTTGCAGGACgcctggaagagtagctgctgctttggcagcagctaatggggatccataataaatacaaaatacaaatgagaaacaagattttctggactgatgaaaccaagattgaacactttagcctgaatgccaagcatcacgacTGGAGGAAACCCGGCACacatccatacggtgaagcatggtggtagcagcatcatgctgtggggatgttattcagtggcagggactgggagactagtcaggatcgagggaaagatgaacagagtaaagtacagagagatccttgatggaaacatgctccagagcgctcgtaaccttagactggggtgaaggttcaccttccaacagaacaacaaccctaagtacacagccaagataacgcaggagtggcttccggacaagtctctgaatgcccttgagttgcccagccaaagcccggacttgaacccgaacatctctggagagccctgaaaatagctgtgcagcgacgctccccatccaacctgacagagcttgagaggatctgcagagaagaatgggagaaactccccaaatacaggtgtgccaagcttgtagcgtcatacccaagaagactctaggctgtaatcgctgccaacgatacttcaacaaagtactgagtaaagggtctgaatacttatgtaaatgtgaagtgttttttatttgtaatacatctgcaaaaatgtatttaaaacctgtttttgctttgtcattatggggaattgtgtgtagattgatgtgggggaaaaaaactatttgatccattttagaataaggctgcaacataacaaaatgtggaaaaagtcaaggggtctgaatacttcccgaatgcactgtagttacACAGTCCATGTAAAAAATTATCCAGGTAACATCACTCCGTAGAGGAAAGATAGACATTCACTCACATATGAATTGTATGGTGTATTATTCAGCTTTTCTGTACTTTGTAAGCACATGAACAAGTACATTTTTCAGCACATGAACAAATGAATTTCCCCCCTGGTGGGATAATAATGTCGACCTAAACCAGACCGAATAAAACTAACACGTCAACCACTAGACCCTGATCACACAGTAAAGTAGAGACGGAATAACGACTATAGAAATGGCTGCATATCCACAGCTTCCCAACCCGTCAATGGCTAAGCTTCCCAACCCGTCAATGGCTAAGCTTCCCAACCCTGTCAATGGCTAAGCTTCCCAACCCTGTCAATGGCTAAGCTTCCCAACCCTGTCAATGGCTAAGCTTCCCAACCCTGTCAATGGCTAAGCTTCCCAACCCTGTCAATGGCTAAGCTTCCCAACCCTGTCAATGGCTAAGCTTCCCAACCCTGTCAATGGCTAAGCTTCCCAACCCTGTCAATGGCTAAGCTTCCCAACCCTGTCAATGGCTAAGCTTCCCAACCCTGTCAATGGCTAAGCTTCCCAACCCTGTCAATGGCTAAGCTTCCCAATCCCGTCAATGGCTAAGCTTCCCAACCTGTCAATGGCCCTGTAATGAaggcttttttttaaatataatttgttGTCACAGAGTTTTCCAGTAACCCATCCTTAGTCTCTTCCAGTTCACCTCACCTTCGGTATGAAAGCCTGTAGAAGAAGAGGCCAACAGAAGGTGGAGCATGAAAAGCCGTTTGCCCCTCCCAACTGCTGGAATAGGCACGTTCAAACAGAGGAGATTTGAAACCAAAAAGGCAATAATCTTCCAGTGGTGCCCACATGGGGTAGAGTCATTTCAACcaaattatataaaaaataaataaaaaaacatttataattATTTTGTCTGAAGTATCATTTTTCAATAATATAGTACACTAGCAACGCAGATTAGCTGACTCTGGAAGGGTTGGtagatttgtttatttttttatcaacgTCTACTCACAGCCAATCAGCCAGCAGAAGATAGGTTTGAGTGGAGCGCTGATTGCCTACTTTTCCAACATGAACTCTGGCTCTGGAGAACAACGTGAGGGAAGCCGAGGCTACCCCGTCCTAGAACTCAAAGAGCAAGCAGAAACACAGTGGCAAGGAAAAAAGTCCCAAGCAGGAAGAAACCTTAAGAGGAACCAGAGGGGTGTGGTTACCTGTCGGCTGAGAGAGCGtggcccctcccccctctctgcccagtAGGGTTCATAGGTCACAGAGATCGAGTGGCCCGGAACCAGACACAAAATCAGAGAGAGGAGCGCAGGAACCGtaggctgagagagaggagaatggagggaaggagagagagagaaagaaagaaagagaagaggtCCGCCAAAGGTAATGAGCAAGTGACAGAAAAAAAGGGAATCAAAAAATAACCCAACGATatggagacatggagaggaggaggatatggagacatggagaggaggaggatatggagacagggagaggaggaggatatggagacatggagaggaggaggatatggagacatggagaggaggaggatatggagacagggagaggaggaggatatggagacagggagaggaggaggatatggagacagggagaggaggaggatatggagacagggagaggaggaggatatggagacagggagaggaggaggatatggagacatggagaggaggaggatatggagacatggagaggaggaggatatggagacagggagaggaggaggatatggagacatggagaggaggacgatatggagacatggagaggaggacgaTACGGAgacggagaggaggaggatatggagacagggagaggaggaggatatggagacagggagaggaggaggatatggagacggagaggaggaggatatggagacagggagaggaagaggatatggagacagggagaggaagaggatatggagacagggagaggaggaggatatggagacggagaggaggaggatatggagacggagaggaggaggatatggagacggagaggaggaggatatggagacagggagaggaagaggaagatgatacgatagggagaggaggataaaaagagaaagggaaaaccaccagagggaggagagaaatggagggagagatgaaaggaTGCAGGAGGTGAGGAAAGAAATACATTTACAAGGGTTATAGTGGGAAGCAGTAGAAGAGTTAGTGCAGAAACAAGCATTGAATTGTTGTGCATTTCTGTAGATCGCTGTTAATGGTCACAGTAGGTCGATTGATTGAAAAGTTCAACCAATAGCAGACCCAAGATTAGATTGATGTCATAATCTAAGTACATAAGTACGCACAACACAACAGTATGGCCGTGTCTGAAATCTGTCTTGCCTACAAATTACTAAAAActacatactgtgtactaataATACTACATACACTAAATGACCATgtatgaagggctttataaatacatttgattgattgattttgctactgaggacagacgatttcttCACGCTTCAGCACTCGTAGGTTCCGTTCTGTGAACCTGTGCGGCCTACCACGTCACtggctgaaccgttgttgctcctagacatttccacttcacaataacagcacttacagttgaccggggcagctctagcagggtggcatcctatgacgatgccacgatgaacgtcactgagctcttcagtaaggccattctactgtcactgtttgtctatggagattgcatggcggtgtgctcaattttatacacctgtcagcaacaggcgtggctaaaatagccgaatccactcatttgaaagggtgtccacatacttttgtatatattgggTACTATTTAGAgagtactgtttagtaaaaacgtATGAAGTAAGTGACAAATATCAACATACTACTCATTCATACAGAGAAGACATCATCTCGTGCTTGTTCCATTCGTTCATTTTTTGTAGAGCACGTCTCCCCTATTCTGATTATCAGCTGCTGTCAAACACACGTAGGGTGTGAGAAGGCAATACTTTTCCTCAATAGTGTGCAGAAAATTATACTAGATGAAAAGCCAAAGTGAGTATCGGCCTGTCTAGACTTTtcccagagtcagtagaaaggcctctttagtgtcctaagttttcataactgtgaccttaattgcctaccgtctgtaaagctgttagtgtcttaacgaccgttccacaggtgcatgttcattaattgtttatggttcattgaacaagcatgggaaaacagtgtttaaccctttacaatgaagatctgtgaagtcatttggatttttacgaattatctttgaaagacagggtcctgaaaaagggacgttttttttgttgttgctgagttcacatttaaatgtgtctaacatctgtagctaactactgaagctaacctctgtagctaactagccagctaaccactgtagctaactagccagctaaccactgtagctaactagccagctaacctctgtagctaactagccagctaacctctgtagctaactagccagctaacctctgtagctaactagccagctaacctctgtagctaactagccagctaacctctgtagctaactagccagctaacctctgtagctaactagccagctaacctctgtagctaactagccagctaacctctgtagctaactagccagctaacctctgtagctaactagccagctaacctctgtagctaactagccagctaacctctttagctaactagccagctaactagccagctaactagccagctaactagccagctaactagccagctaactagccagctaactagccagctaacctctgtagctaaccagccagctaacctctgtagctaactagccagctaacctctgtagctaaccagccagctaaccagccagctaacctctgtagctaaccAGCAAGCAAAGCTAAAGGGATTGCAAACAGGTTACCATAACTCTAGCCAAACCCACATTTATTTTctaaatattagctagctggttagCATTTATGAGGCCAACAAACATGTTCCTTACACGCTTGGAACGTATTTCCTCTAACGTTATAATGAAAAAGGTGCCTCTCTCCCAAAACACACGGTTTCTGGAGACTTGTGGGCGGAGTGCTAATGATTTTGCCCACTGTACGTGCTTTCGGTAGCCTGAATGCGTCCAGACTGAAGAGAAATCCGCACACAATGCgaccagatctgaacacaatcagaccacaATGCAACATTTGTGCTTCTAGACCCGTCTTTTTTAATGTGATCTTTgtattctgatagcagaagtcACATGTAAGTGTTTTCACATACCCAAAAAGCCAACTATTTAGAACACAATTGTGGGTATTTGGACACGGCCAGTGTGTAGTTTAAAGGCAGCTGGCCCCTACCTCTTTGTCCTCTCTGACTGGctgcagggagacagagggcGGGTCTAAGTTCCCACCAGGGGCCAATGGCAAGGCCCAGCTGGCGCTTTTGTTGCGCGTGTGTCCTCCTCCATGGCGGGGGCTGGCCCCCTTGGACCTAGTGCCCGGGGAgaggagctgagggtgggcttGGCGGTTGGGGGAAGAGGGGGTGGAGGTCAGGACCATGGTCTTCAGGGCTGACACCTCCGCCTGAAGGACATCAATCTGGGAAGAGACAAGAACACGGGGTGTggttatagacagtagttatagatTGTacccaaaccaacacacacacacacacacacacacacacacacacacacacacacacacacacacacacacacagagacagagacagagacagagacagagacagagacagagacagagacagacagagggtcaGATGTAGAGCAGCATCCCTGGAGCAGGTTAggggtaaagtgccttgctcaagggtacaaaGGCAGTAGGTGACAAATGAGATATTGATATCAGCAACTCTTTGGCTGCCGGCTCACTCACGCCAAAATGTTCCATCAACCCCAGATTCTTATGGGTTTTCCTGCATTAATCACGTACAGGTAACCTGTGTGGCTCTATTGGTTAGAGCTCGGcatggttgtgggttcaattcccggagGGATCACAGACTAACCTTGCCCTGAGCCTCCTTCAGCTGCTTCTCTGCTGCTGCTTGTTTCACGTTGGCTTCACGCACCATCTTGTGAGCTTCCTGGAGGACAGGAAGACAACCGTGTGTTAACAACAACCACGCAGGGGCCACACTTCTCAATGTCAAGATGTACTGATACCATCACAGAGCACACCCAGGACAGATCACTGTGTTGCAGGCTGTAGGACTCATTCCTGCGTCCCTCAGACTAGCCTCGATTCCAGGCTGTAGGACTCATTCCTGCCTCCCTCAGACTAGCCTCGATTCCAGGCTGTAGGGAATATGGTCACGCAAGACTAACCTCAAATAGACTGGCAGTGAGCTCTTCCAGCTCCTGCTCCAGCTGATCTCTGACCTGCGACAGACGCTCACACTCCTTATCCTTCAGCTTCAGCTcctgggagaggtggaggagaggaaaggggtggcgtggtagaggagaggggcgaggtggtggaggagaggggcgaggtggtggaggagaggggcgaggtggtggaggagaggggcgaggtggtggaggagaggggcgAGGTGGCGAAGGAGAGGACAAGAGGGGCGAAGGAGAGGACAAGAGGGGCGAAGGAGAGGACAAGAGGGGCGAAGGAGAGGACAAGAGGGGCGAAGGAGAGGACAAGAGGGGCGAAGGAGAGGACAAGAGGGGCGAGGTGATGGAAGAGAGGGGCGAGGTGACGGAGGAGAGGGGCGaggtgaaggaggagaggggCGAGGTGACGGAGGAGAGGGGCGAGgtgacggaggagaggagaggagagaagaggggcgAGGGGGAGGAcaagaggggagaggtggaggacaggagaggtggaggacaagaggggagaggtagaggacaggggagaggtagaggacaggggagaggtagaggacaggggaggagaagaggttgAGGGGAACTGGGTCAGTATGCAGCAGCATAGCGTAGGGATAAACCTATTGGGATGACTGCATGGTCACACCCTTTTCCAGGTCACACATTGTTATGGAGTCAAGCAACTGTCATACAGTAGAGATGGGCATCAGAGTTATCAGGGTGTGTGATCAGGGGGTGAGTGTGTGATCAGGGGGCGAGTGTGTGATCAGGGTGTGTGATcagggtgtgagtgtgtgatcAGGGTGTGTGATCAGGGGGTGTGATCAGGGGGTCAGGGTGTGATCAGGGGGTGAGTGTGTGATCAGGGGGTGTGATCAGGGGGTGTGATCAGGGGGTGAGTGTGTGATCAGGGAGTGTGATCAGGGGGTGTGATCAGGGGGTGAGTGTGTGATCAGGGAGTGTGATCAGGGGGCGAGTGTGTGATCAGGGGGCGAGTGTGTGATCAGGGGGCGAGTGTGTGATCAGGGGGCGAGTGTGTGATCAGGGGGCGAGTGTGTGATCAGGGGGCGAGTGTGTGATCAGGGGGCGAGTGTGTGATCAGGGGGCGAGTGTGTGATCAGGGGGTGAGTGTGCCAGCATTTAATAACGCTCTCTACCTGCTGTGCAGCATCCAGTTGTTCCCGTAGGATCTCTGATCCTTTCTCTCTGATCTCCAGGGAAGAGCTCCGGAGGCGGGACACGTTGTCCTCATGCTCCCCGCCCCGGGCAACCTCCAGCTGGGTAGCACCCTCCAGCCTGCTGCCCTCCCTGCCCCTGATCTGGCTCCAGGCCTGGGTAACAGCTCCCTCCTGGGGCCTGGTGGAACCTGGGTCAGCCGGCCCACCACCGTCCACCAGGGGACTCGGACCGGGCTCCAGGTCTACCAACCTTTACAAAACATAAAGATACATGATATTTAATAGATCGGGAAGGAATTGGTTGTTTTAGACTTACTAAATAACATAGTTACATTTGTTTATAGTTAGGCCTGCTGTGTAGTTTGAAACTTAGACTATACAGCAGCCGAgcgagtgaaacagcacctctctgtctcagtatgtgtagaccatgtatctgatgctgtctggacagtgaaacagcacctctctgtctcagtatgtgtagaccatgtaactgatgctgtctggccaaataGAATATAGAATGTCAAACTCTTATTGGCCAGACAGAATACATGGGCTTCATATAGTAAGATAGCAGACGCTGTTTCACTCGCTCAAacgctttctccggtgagattgtTTCAGCCacttgcaaattgaaggaaagTTGGTGGGTGCACAAATCGACTCTTAAGAGGTTAACTTTCTCGCTGCCATCAAGAGGGGTGTGACTgaaggtg comes from Salmo trutta chromosome 7, fSalTru1.1, whole genome shotgun sequence and encodes:
- the LOC115197715 gene encoding guanine nucleotide exchange factor for Rab-3A isoform X3, with amino-acid sequence MDAFEGLHSVQLSSSPPASTCNPGYEVLVSARSGVQVYSNPTFYGKPSVLGHAQRRGRDKYPSYREDTKEERCEVGRLVDLEPGPSPLVDGGGPADPGSTRPQEGAVTQAWSQIRGREGSRLEGATQLEVARGGEHEDNVSRLRSSSLEIREKGSEILREQLDAAQQELKLKDKECERLSQVRDQLEQELEELTASLFEEAHKMVREANVKQAAAEKQLKEAQGKIDVLQAEVSALKTMVLTSTPSSPNRQAHPQLLSPGTRSKGASPRHGGGHTRNKSASWALPLAPGGNLDPPSVSLQPVREDKEPTVPALLSLILCLVPGHSISVTYEPYWAERGEGPRSLSRQMDNVLYAEFLTWKDRPSLDRTSAFLGRIYREDIGPCLSFTKSELSQSVQNAVENNSLTIEPVAVSTLPVVKANAVECGGPKKCALSGLSRSCKHRIKLGDRESYYYISPSSRARVPKHITAVCNFFTYIRYIQQGLVRHDAEQMFWEVTRLRREMTVAKLGFYLTDTDQG
- the LOC115197715 gene encoding guanine nucleotide exchange factor for Rab-3A isoform X4; this encodes MDAFEGLHSVQLSSSPPASTCNPGYEVLVSARSGVQVYSNPTFYGKPSVLGHAQRRGRDKYPSYREDTKEERCEVGRLVDLEPGPSPLVDGGGPADPGSTRPQEGAVTQAWSQIRGREGSRLEGATQLEVARGGEHEDNVSRLRSSSLEIREKGSEILREQLDAAQQELKLKDKECERLSQVRDQLEQELEELTASLFEEAHKMVREANVKQAAAEKQLKEAQGKIDVLQAEVSALKTMVLTSTPSSPNRQAHPQLLSPGTRSKGASPRHGGGHTRNKSASWALPLAPGGNLDPPSVSLQPVREDKEPTVPALLSLILCLVPGHSISVTYEPYWAERGEGPRSLSRQMDNVLYAEFLTWKDRPSLDRTSAFLGRIYREDIGPCLSFTKSELSQSVQNAVENNSLTIEPVAVSTLPVVKANAVECGGPKKCALSGLSRSCKHRIKLGDRESYYYISPSSRARITAVCNFFTYIRYIQQGLVRHDAEQMFWEVTRLRREMTVAKLGFYLTDTDQG
- the LOC115197715 gene encoding guanine nucleotide exchange factor for Rab-3A isoform X2, which encodes MDAFEGLHSVQLSSSPPASTCNPGYEVLVSARSGVQVYSNPTFYGKPSVLGHAQRRGRDKYPSYREDTKEERCEVGRLVDLEPGPSPLVDGGGPADPGSTRPQEGAVTQAWSQIRGREGSRLEGATQLEVARGGEHEDNVSRLRSSSLEIREKGSEILREQLDAAQQELKLKDKECERLSQVRDQLEQELEELTASLFEEAHKMVREANVKQAAAEKQLKEAQGKIDVLQAEVSALKTMVLTSTPSSPNRQAHPQLLSPGTRSKGASPRHGGGHTRNKSASWALPLAPGGNLDPPSVSLQPVREDKEPTVPALLSLILCLVPGHSISVTYEPYWAERGEGPRSLSRQMDNVLYAEFLTWKDRPSLDRTSAFLGRIYREDIGPCLSFTKSELSQSVQNAVENNSLTIEPVAVSTLPVVKANAVECGGPNGLRAAVETKCALSGLSRSCKHRIKLGDRESYYYISPSSRARITAVCNFFTYIRYIQQGLVRHDAEQMFWEVTRLRREMTVAKLGFYLTDTDQG
- the LOC115197715 gene encoding guanine nucleotide exchange factor for Rab-3A isoform X1 yields the protein MDAFEGLHSVQLSSSPPASTCNPGYEVLVSARSGVQVYSNPTFYGKPSVLGHAQRRGRDKYPSYREDTKEERCEVGRLVDLEPGPSPLVDGGGPADPGSTRPQEGAVTQAWSQIRGREGSRLEGATQLEVARGGEHEDNVSRLRSSSLEIREKGSEILREQLDAAQQELKLKDKECERLSQVRDQLEQELEELTASLFEEAHKMVREANVKQAAAEKQLKEAQGKIDVLQAEVSALKTMVLTSTPSSPNRQAHPQLLSPGTRSKGASPRHGGGHTRNKSASWALPLAPGGNLDPPSVSLQPVREDKEPTVPALLSLILCLVPGHSISVTYEPYWAERGEGPRSLSRQMDNVLYAEFLTWKDRPSLDRTSAFLGRIYREDIGPCLSFTKSELSQSVQNAVENNSLTIEPVAVSTLPVVKANAVECGGPNGLRAAVETKCALSGLSRSCKHRIKLGDRESYYYISPSSRARVPKHITAVCNFFTYIRYIQQGLVRHDAEQMFWEVTRLRREMTVAKLGFYLTDTDQG
- the LOC115197715 gene encoding guanine nucleotide exchange factor for Rab-3A isoform X7 — translated: MAAVRGESSSRVLRGLVDLEPGPSPLVDGGGPADPGSTRPQEGAVTQAWSQIRGREGSRLEGATQLEVARGGEHEDNVSRLRSSSLEIREKGSEILREQLDAAQQELKLKDKECERLSQVRDQLEQELEELTASLFEEAHKMVREANVKQAAAEKQLKEAQGKIDVLQAEVSALKTMVLTSTPSSPNRQAHPQLLSPGTRSKGASPRHGGGHTRNKSASWALPLAPGGNLDPPSVSLQPVREDKEPTVPALLSLILCLVPGHSISVTYEPYWAERGEGPRSLSRQMDNVLYAEFLTWKDRPSLDRTSAFLGRIYREDIGPCLSFTKSELSQSVQNAVENNSLTIEPVAVSTLPVVKANAVECGGPNGLRAAVETVCFSASDRKCALSGLSRSCKHRIKLGDRESYYYISPSSRARVPKHITAVCNFFTYIRYIQQGLVRHDAEQMFWEVTRLRREMTVAKLGFYLTDTDQG